Genomic window (Lujinxingia vulgaris):
AATCTGGAGTAGCGCTCAACGCGCGATAGGGTGAAAGGAAAGACCGGCTCAGGCCGGTCTTTTTTTATGCGGTCGGCTCAGCGCCAGGCCTGGGGGGCGGATTGCTGGAGCATGCGGTCGCGGTTCTTTCCCCACCAGCGCGTCCAGTAGCGGTGGGCGTCGGCCGGGGAGTTGAAGTCGCGGGGGGCCCAGCGGCCGGTCCAGTCACTGATGATGTGGCTGAGGTTCATGGCGAGCGCCGGGTGAAGCGCGGGGAGGTGGGAGATGAGGGTGTCGATCTGGCGCAGATCGCCCCAGGGGGCGTCGATCGCGAGGTCTGCCAGGGCGTGTTCAAGCCACTGCTGACGGGGGAGTTCGCGATATTGCTCCCACCACAGACGCCATTGCGCCAGTGACTGGTTTTGTTCGGCGGTGCTGGCCTCCGTCCAGTCCAGGCCGTCGTAGCGGGCGGTGACACGGTAGAGGAGTTCGGCCAGGCGCGCGCGAAGTGGGGCGGGGGCGCTCGCAAGGTGGTCGAGAATGGGTGAGACCAGCTCGGGGGAGAGATCAAAGCGCAGCGCGTGGGCAGCGAGCAAACGCTCCTCAAGAGGCAGCGAGGTATCGAAGAGGCGAGCTCGCGCGACTTCGAAGGCGGAAGGGGTGGAGGCGGCTGCCAGGGTGTTGTAGAGGGGCTGGCGCGCGTCTTCGGGAAGATCGTTTCGGCCCAGGTGTCGGGCGATGGCCAGTGCTCCGGCTCGGGTGCGCGGGGGCATCTTCTGGAGGAGTTCGATCGCGCGCGTACGAAGTTCGGCCCGGGGCGACTCGAAGCTATGAAAGAGGATGAGTTCGCCGGCCATGGGGGGATTGAGTTGTTCGAGGAAGTCGAGGGCGCGGCGGGTCAACTCGGGGTTGTCGCCGCTGAGGGCCGGCCGAAGGGCCAGGGCTCTGGCGAGCACGCGTTCGTCGTTCCACTCGTACCAGGGCCAGCGGGGGCCCCAGTCCTGGCAGCCCTCCAGGCGGTCGGCCAGGGGGCAGCCGATACGCACGTGCAGGTGATCTGCGTGAGGCGGAGCGTCCGTGGGCTGGTGAAGTACAGAGGCGGCGCGCTCAATGAGGTCGGCAGGCTCGCCAATCGCTACGGCGTGGTCGAGCATCAATTGTTTGAGGCCTTCGCTGACGAAGAGCCACTGCACGCGAATCTCGGGGTCGGTGAGGAGGGTGCGGGCCAGCGCCCAGTTTCGAGTGACGTCGAAGGTCAGCGGGTAGCCGTCGGCGTGGCCGTCGTCGTTGAAGTGGATGAGGTCGGGGGTGGGCACCGAGTGGCCCTGAGCATCGAGGGCGTAGAAGGCCAGATCGACATCGCGACCGGCCTGGTGGGAGCTGCTCCAGGGGATGGGGCCGCCGTGGGCGAAGGCGATGTTGCCTACGCGAAGTGGAGCACCGCCAAACTCCAGCGCGACGCGTTCGGCGGCGCGCTCAACGGCGGCGATGAGCTCGTGGGTGCCGTAGTGGGTGTTGCGGGAGCGGTGGCGCTCGATGATGCTGTGGTAAGGGCCCTCGGCGGCCAGGGTTGCGGGCTGGAGCAGTCGTCCCTGGCGGATGGTGCCGAGCGAGAGGGAGCCCGGGGGGCGTCGTTCGGGATCGAGGATGGCCAGGGCGTCGAGAGGCTCGTG
Coding sequences:
- a CDS encoding penicillin-insensitive murein endopeptidase, coding for MIRLLLVVSLTLLGASCATAPHAAPAPPLTPPPAPVQSAALPAQPSPQPTPPPSALPEAILLVDHALELSAQSVGSAWGLPHEPLDALAILDPERRPPGSLSLGTIRQGRLLQPATLAAEGPYHSIIERHRSRNTHYGTHELIAAVERAAERVALEFGGAPLRVGNIAFAHGGPIPWSSSHQAGRDVDLAFYALDAQGHSVPTPDLIHFNDDGHADGYPLTFDVTRNWALARTLLTDPEIRVQWLFVSEGLKQLMLDHAVAIGEPADLIERAASVLHQPTDAPPHADHLHVRIGCPLADRLEGCQDWGPRWPWYEWNDERVLARALALRPALSGDNPELTRRALDFLEQLNPPMAGELILFHSFESPRAELRTRAIELLQKMPPRTRAGALAIARHLGRNDLPEDARQPLYNTLAAASTPSAFEVARARLFDTSLPLEERLLAAHALRFDLSPELVSPILDHLASAPAPLRARLAELLYRVTARYDGLDWTEASTAEQNQSLAQWRLWWEQYRELPRQQWLEHALADLAIDAPWGDLRQIDTLISHLPALHPALAMNLSHIISDWTGRWAPRDFNSPADAHRYWTRWWGKNRDRMLQQSAPQAWR